The nucleotide sequence AGGTTGGCGGCGTATTCCGCCACCGGCAATCCGGCGAGGGCCGGCACCAACAGAGCGACGGCGCGGGCATGGCCGAGCTTGAGCGTGGCCTGCGCATCCTTGTTGACGAAGGTCTCCTCCACCGAGACCTCGTCGGGCGCATGGGCCGCGATGACGCGGCTGAGGCCCTCGTGCAATTCACGCAGGCGCAAGGCCAGGGGCAGGTCGCCGTCGGAGGTGACAACGCCGCAGGCGAGGTAGGACAGCTTGCTGCCCCGCGCCGTGATCAGCCCCCAGCCGGTGCGGCGCAGGCCGGGATCGATGCCGAGAATGCGGACGTCCGTGGTC is from Methylorubrum sp. B1-46 and encodes:
- the ruvC gene encoding crossover junction endodeoxyribonuclease RuvC, whose amino-acid sequence is MTTDVRILGIDPGLRRTGWGLITARGSKLSYLACGVVTSDGDLPLALRLRELHEGLSRVIAAHAPDEVSVEETFVNKDAQATLKLGHARAVALLVPALAGLPVAEYAANLVKKTVAGNGHAEKVQIQAMVKFLLPKAEFKLADAADALAIAITHASHRGAIALDRRHAVATGGGPGAARIAAALARLDQ